From the genome of Oscillospiraceae bacterium, one region includes:
- a CDS encoding CDP-diacylglycerol--glycerol-3-phosphate 3-phosphatidyltransferase: MNIPNAITILRFILVPIYLAVFFTEGRGVAAGTVFLICGISDVLDGYIARKYNMITKIGQALDPLADKFMLIAVVITLWLGKIISIWIVGAYILKELIMILGGTLLMKKDNKVLPARWYGKVSTALFFALTVFVLYAKAIDFSVESNYLIINICFGVSFAFSVFGFINYLFLYLKIRKD, translated from the coding sequence TTGAACATTCCAAATGCAATTACTATATTAAGATTTATTCTTGTACCTATTTACTTAGCTGTTTTCTTTACTGAAGGCAGAGGCGTTGCTGCAGGCACTGTATTTCTTATTTGCGGAATTTCAGATGTATTAGACGGTTATATTGCAAGAAAATATAATATGATAACTAAAATAGGACAGGCTCTTGACCCTCTTGCCGATAAATTTATGCTTATTGCTGTTGTAATCACTTTATGGTTAGGCAAAATAATCAGTATATGGATTGTGGGCGCTTATATTTTAAAAGAGCTTATAATGATTTTAGGCGGAACCTTACTTATGAAAAAAGACAATAAGGTTTTACCTGCCCGTTGGTACGGAAAGGTTTCAACTGCTCTTTTCTTTGCATTGACTGTTTTTGTGCTCTACGCTAAGGCAATTGATTTTTCTGTAGAAAGTAATTATCTTATTATCAATATTTGTTTTGGTGTTTCCTTTGCCTTTTCCGTTTTTGGATTTATCAATTATTTATTCCTTTATTTAAAAATTAGAAAAGATTAA